The following is a genomic window from Helicobacter sp. NHP19-003.
ATTTCAAGCTCAAGCCCCTCCAAGCCCCCCAAGTGCAAGAAACCCCTGAGAGAATCCAAGTGGGCATCATCGGGCGTGTTAATGTCGGCAAAAGCTCCATTTTAAACGCTTTGGTGGCTAAGGAACGCGCGCTTGTGTCTAGCGTGGCGGGCACGACCGTGGACCCCGTGGATGAAACCATAGCGCACAATGGGCAAGAAATTTGCTTTGTGGATACCGCCGGGTTGCGCCAAAGGGGCAAGATCGAAGGGTTAGAGAAGTTTGCGCTCGATCGCACCCGTAAAGTGCTAGAAAATGCCCACATTGCGCTCTTGATCCTAGATGCGAGCACACCCTTTGTGGATTTGGATGAAAAAATCGCGTCTTTGGCTGATGAGTTTCGTCTAGGTGTCGTGGTGGTGTTGAATAAATGGGACATACGGCATGCCAGCTTTGAGAACATTTTACAGACCTTCAAACACAAGTTTAAATTCTTGCAACACGCCCCCATCATCACGGCCAGTGCCGTTTCTAAACGCCACATTTTGCAAATCAAGGATAAAATTTTAGAAGTGCACCGCTACTTCACCATGCGTATCAGCACCAGCACCCTAAATAAGGTGATTGGTGAAGCGACCCAAAGACACCCCCTACCCAGCGATCACGGCAAGATTGTACGCATTTACTACAGCACACAATTTGCGTCTTGTCCGCCCCAAATCGCTTTGGTGATGAACCGCCCCAAAGCCTTGCATTTTAGCTACAAACGCTACTTAACCAACACCCTGCGGGCAAAATTTGGCTTTTTAGGCACGCCCATTATCTTGCTCGCTAAGGGCAAAGAAGACTCCATTAACCCATGAACACCAGCTATTTCACTGACTTTATCCAAGCCAAAGACATTTGCCAAGCCCGCATTTTTTACGCCCTAAAGTGTAGCCCCAAAGAAGGGCGGATTTTGCAACATTTGGCCACGCAATATTTAAAGGGGCAATGCGACATAGAAGTCGC
Proteins encoded in this region:
- the der gene encoding ribosome biogenesis GTPase Der — protein: MPNVGKSSLFNCFLKSRSAITSNIAGTTRDIKKQTFLLAGHGVELWDTGGFDPAHIFGDKIASLNMEAVQSCDLVLYVVDGKVPPQDADKQHILGVQKQNCPCFLLINKVDNDTEALSAYEFASLGVQDMFFVSASHNRGLDKLTQAILRHFKLKPLQAPQVQETPERIQVGIIGRVNVGKSSILNALVAKERALVSSVAGTTVDPVDETIAHNGQEICFVDTAGLRQRGKIEGLEKFALDRTRKVLENAHIALLILDASTPFVDLDEKIASLADEFRLGVVVVLNKWDIRHASFENILQTFKHKFKFLQHAPIITASAVSKRHILQIKDKILEVHRYFTMRISTSTLNKVIGEATQRHPLPSDHGKIVRIYYSTQFASCPPQIALVMNRPKALHFSYKRYLTNTLRAKFGFLGTPIILLAKGKEDSINP